One region of Paralichthys olivaceus isolate ysfri-2021 chromosome 12, ASM2471397v2, whole genome shotgun sequence genomic DNA includes:
- the LOC109645787 gene encoding dehydrogenase/reductase SDR family member 13-like produces MSGRMMLLLLLLLLLLLLLLLVSSVVRRPRCKSGAKLLGKTVIITGGNTGIGKATAMDLARRGARVILACRDRQRAEAAVQEIVQETRNNQVIFMQLNLASLKSVRSFAEDFLRSESRLDLLINNAGLMTCGKTEDGFGMIFGVNHLGHFLLTVLLLDRLKASGPSRVVNVSSKAFGLGKVDLNFLRTHRDLASGSNDLQVFQKYGDSKLCNNLFTYELAKRLQGSDVTCYSLHPGCVRTEIGRHFSFWWKLFFGNIFRLFSRDAESGCQTTLHCALEPGIEHLSGHFFSECAPDHNVLSKARDDAVAKKLWELSETFCGLS; encoded by the exons ATGTCAG GCaggatgatgctgctgctgctgctgctgctgctgctgctgctgctgctgctccttgtTTCCTCTGTCGTCAGGAGGCCCAGATGTAAGAGCGGAGCAAAGTTACTTGGGAAAACTGTGATCATCACAG GAGGAAACACCGGCATCGGTAAGGCCACGGCGATGGACCTGGCCAGGAGGGGAGCCAGAGTCATCCTCGCCTGCCGGGACAGACAGCGAGCTGAGGCGGCCGTCCAGGAAATCGTCCAG GAGACCAGGAACAACCAGGTGATCTTCATGCAGCTCAACCTGGCCAGTCTGAAATCTGTTCGCTCCTTCGCCGAAGACTTCCTGAGATCTGAGTCCAGGTTGGATCTTCTCATCAACAACGCAg GCCTGATGACCTGTGGGAAGACGGAGGACGGTTTCGGGATGATATTCGGCGTCAATCACCTGGGTCACTTCCTGCTGACGGTGTTGCTCCTGGACCGGCTGAAGGCGAGCGGACCGAGCCGTGTGGTGAACGTGTCCTCCAAAGCCTTTGGTCTTGGGAAGGTGGATTTGAACTTTCTGAGGACTCACAGAGATTTGGCTTCGGGCAGTAACGACCTCCAGGTCTTCCAGAAATACGGCGACAGCAAACTGTGCAACAACCTCTTCACCTACGAGCTGGCGAAGAGGCTGCAGGGCAGCGACGTCACCTGCTACAGCCTCCACCCAG gatGTGTGAGGACGGAGATCGGCCGTCACTTCAGCTTCTGGTGGAAACTCTTCTTTGGTAACATCTTCCGTCTCTTCAGTAGAGATGCAGAGTCTGGATGTCAGACCACGCTCCACTGTGCCCTGGAGCCAGGCATCGAACACCTCAGCGGCCATTTCTTTTCAGAGTGCGCCCCAGATCACAACGTCCTGTCGAAGGCGAGAGACGACGCCGTGGCCAAAAAGCTGTGGGAGCTCAGCGAGACATTCTGCGGTCTGTCTTAA
- the LOC109647399 gene encoding dehydrogenase/reductase SDR family member 13-like → MFPLLLAAVVLGGYIILTQTIFRRAKCRGNAAMAGKTVVITGGNTGIGKATALHLARKGARVILACRSRDKAEAAIADIQQETGSTDVVYMLLDLASLKSVRCFAESFLKTECRLDLLINNAGLVADGRTEDGFGIEFGVNHLGHFLLTCLLLERLKEAGGGRVVTLSSMAHRWGHIDFEALAVDKHLGTGGYSWQFFMAYCNSKLCNVLFTHELAKRLKGTNVTCYSVHPGVVRTELSRHVSLWQKIFIEPIARLLFLDPEAGAQTTLHCALQEGIEPLSGRYFFCCAVQEVCARARDDAVARKLWEVSERLCGLS, encoded by the exons ATGTTTCcgctgctgctggctgctgtggtgctgGGAGGATACATCATCCTCACGCAGACGATCTTCCGAAGGGCCAAATGTCGAGGGAACGCAGCGATGGCCGGAAAGACCGTCGTCATCACAG GAGGAAACACCGGCATCGGTAAAGCCACGGCGCTGCACCTGGCCAGGAAGGGAGCCAGAGTGATCCTGGCCTGTCGAAGCCGGGACAAGGCCGAAGCTGCTATTGCTGATATACAACAG GAGACAGGAAGTACTGACGTTGTCTACATGCTGTTGGACCTGGCCAGTCTCAAGTCTGTCCGCTGCTTCGCCGAATCTTTCCTGAAAACTGAATGTCGGCTTGATCTGCTCATCAACAAcgctg GTTTGGTCGCTGACGGACGGACGGAGGACGGCTTCGGCATCGAGTTCGGAGTGAACCACCTGGGTCATTTCCTGTtgacctgcctgctgctggagagGCTGAAGGAGGCCGGGGGCGGTCGGGTGGTCACCCTGTCCTCCATGGCTCACCGCTGGGGACACATCGACTTCGAG GCTCTGGCGGTGGACAAACATCTGGGCACCGGCGGGTACAGCTGGCAGTTCTTCATGGCGTACTGCAACAGTAAACTCTGCAACGTCCTCTTCACCCACGAGCTCGCCAAGAGGCTGAAAGGAACCAACGTCACCTGCTACAGCGTCCACCCTG GTGTCGTCCGCACTGAGCTGTCCAGACACGTCAGCCTGTGGCAGAAGATTTTCATCGAGCCCATTGCTCGGCTGCTGTTCCTCGACCCGGAGGCCGGAGCTCAGACCACACTGCACTGCGCCCTGCAGGAGGGAATCGAACCTCTGAGCGGACGATACTTCTTCTGCTGCGCCGTACAGGAAGTGTGCGCCCGAGCCCGAGATGACGCCGTGGCCCGTAAACTGTGGGAGGTCAGCGAGAGGCTCTGTGGACTCTCTTAA